Proteins encoded within one genomic window of Bradyrhizobium sp. 186:
- a CDS encoding outer membrane beta-barrel protein, with protein MGRGHRRRNALFNSNWLGRLEYLHYDFGPSDTSATTMYYSGPWTRTGGNLTADVVRLGLSYKWDPDRFALGYTGAEGGVSPVPYTKARPLVAAPWTWAGFYLGAHGGYGWVDDPFTKTISRPAVFPQLSGVDSRGFVAGFHAGANWQSRSVVGGLELDISGTGIKGSTSNTAGGLQVTQTDKFAPMGSVRARLGYLVTPDVLLYGTGGLGWTQFTAVNELPGFTPSSLATQNWVFGWVGGGGVEARLGQTNWLGRIEYLHYDFGNTGSVSSTAPSLFTGPIGAYSSGRLTADIVRAGVSYKLNWPDPAGAGRTVIIAKAVVPAVWSWSGFYLGGHGGYGWGDDRSSQMVSPVFLGGLVPLEVGGIKPSGYVAGFQAGGNWQSGKYVGGVEIDLSTTGIKGSASASGLDNSVPPAPWSGAATDKFDLLGSARARLGYLVRPDLLLYGSGGLAWTRLEQSMESVNSAGTFAATTPTWRTGWVAGVGGQIRLWDSNWIARLEYLHYDFGKSGGTYQAFLDPTQPSGIGLTKVDQAGRLITDVVRAGIDYKFD; from the coding sequence ATGGGTCGCGGGCATCGGCGGAGAAATGCGCTGTTCAACAGCAACTGGCTCGGCCGCCTCGAATATCTGCATTATGATTTCGGTCCGTCGGACACGTCGGCCACGACGATGTACTACTCCGGTCCGTGGACGCGAACCGGCGGCAATCTCACCGCCGACGTCGTTCGCCTCGGGCTTTCCTACAAGTGGGATCCGGACCGGTTTGCGCTCGGCTACACCGGCGCTGAAGGCGGGGTCTCACCCGTGCCCTACACGAAAGCGCGGCCTCTGGTGGCTGCGCCCTGGACCTGGGCCGGCTTCTATCTCGGCGCCCATGGCGGCTACGGTTGGGTCGACGATCCCTTCACCAAGACGATCAGCCGGCCGGCGGTTTTCCCGCAATTGTCGGGCGTCGATTCCCGCGGCTTTGTCGCGGGTTTCCATGCCGGCGCGAATTGGCAGTCCCGTTCGGTGGTCGGCGGTCTCGAGCTCGATATCTCCGGCACCGGCATCAAGGGATCGACCTCGAACACGGCCGGCGGATTGCAGGTGACGCAGACCGACAAGTTCGCTCCGATGGGCTCGGTGCGCGCACGGCTTGGCTATCTCGTGACACCGGACGTGCTGCTTTATGGCACCGGCGGCCTCGGCTGGACCCAATTCACGGCGGTCAACGAACTGCCGGGCTTTACGCCATCGTCGCTGGCAACGCAGAACTGGGTGTTCGGTTGGGTCGGTGGCGGCGGCGTCGAAGCCCGGCTCGGCCAAACCAACTGGCTCGGCCGCATCGAATATCTCCACTACGACTTCGGCAATACCGGTTCGGTGTCCAGCACGGCCCCTTCTCTGTTTACCGGGCCGATCGGTGCCTATAGTTCAGGTCGCCTGACTGCCGACATCGTTCGCGCCGGCGTGAGTTACAAGCTCAACTGGCCCGACCCGGCAGGTGCCGGCCGTACCGTCATCATCGCCAAGGCCGTCGTGCCGGCAGTGTGGAGCTGGAGCGGCTTCTATCTCGGCGGCCACGGCGGATATGGTTGGGGCGACGATCGCTCGAGCCAGATGGTGTCTCCCGTCTTCCTTGGCGGCCTCGTTCCTCTCGAAGTCGGAGGAATCAAACCGAGCGGCTACGTTGCCGGTTTCCAGGCTGGCGGCAACTGGCAGTCGGGGAAATATGTCGGCGGTGTCGAAATCGATTTGTCGACGACCGGAATTAAAGGCTCCGCTTCTGCCTCGGGTCTGGATAACAGCGTTCCGCCCGCGCCCTGGTCCGGTGCCGCGACGGACAAGTTCGATCTGCTTGGTTCGGCACGGGCGCGCCTCGGCTATCTTGTCCGGCCGGATCTCCTGCTCTATGGCAGCGGCGGCCTCGCCTGGACCCGTCTTGAACAGTCGATGGAGAGCGTGAACTCTGCGGGGACCTTCGCTGCAACGACGCCAACATGGCGCACCGGATGGGTCGCCGGTGTCGGCGGTCAGATACGCCTGTGGGACAGCAACTGGATCGCCCGGCTGGAATATTTGCATTATGATTTCGGCAAGTCCGGCGGGACTTATCAAGCTTTTCTCGATCCGACCCAACCGTCCGGGATTGGCCTCACGAAGGTGGATCAGGCCGGCCGCCTGATCACCGACGTCGTCCGAGCCGGCATCGACTACAAGTTCGACTGA
- a CDS encoding GNAT family protein — MKPTAKYPKRKVNIDCGEHILRTVTTADATERWAHWMEDVEASEMLNAPRRTMTRDDLVVYIKSFDQRTKILIGIFEKSSGLLLGFLRNDVNFETNQFLVAMIIGEPAYRHSGVTNAVTVPFRTYFFEELGMDAMLATALSHNKPIIHYLYATGWTLDRTVPNAVKAHTGEGMFDLCFFSQTKEGWRAWKKMKGYS; from the coding sequence GTGAAGCCGACGGCCAAATATCCCAAGCGCAAGGTGAATATCGACTGCGGGGAACACATCCTGCGCACAGTCACGACCGCGGACGCGACCGAGCGCTGGGCGCACTGGATGGAGGATGTCGAAGCCAGCGAGATGCTCAACGCTCCGCGCAGGACGATGACGCGCGATGATCTAGTCGTCTATATCAAGAGTTTCGACCAGCGCACGAAGATCCTGATCGGCATCTTCGAGAAGTCGTCAGGGCTGCTGCTCGGCTTCCTGCGCAACGACGTGAACTTCGAGACCAACCAATTCCTGGTCGCGATGATTATCGGCGAGCCGGCCTATCGCCATTCCGGTGTCACCAACGCCGTGACGGTCCCGTTCCGCACCTATTTCTTCGAGGAGCTCGGCATGGACGCGATGCTCGCGACCGCGCTCTCGCATAACAAGCCGATCATCCACTATCTCTACGCGACCGGCTGGACCCTCGACCGTACCGTCCCGAACGCCGTGAAGGCACACACCGGAGAGGGAATGTTCGATCTCTGCTTCTTCAGCCAGACCAAGGAAGGCTGGCGGGCCTGGAAGAAGATGAAGGGATATTCCTGA
- a CDS encoding AprI/Inh family metalloprotease inhibitor — translation MTVLRVFALLIAASIAAITLAQAQDATTLKKDMPGQWELSTTERSKTCVVTLKGDAASHGFKLELEPACKAALPFTKDIVAWSVRGLDIVRLQDATGEAVIDFTEVEAGIFEGLRQGEGVYILQDLAAARSMAKSMDQMIGDWSIVRGNGQPVCGVTLTNTEAGPDNFQVFLKPKCDAAIAQFNPTQWRLERGQIILMSKAGEAWQFEADDNAQWRRVPDTADPLIMLRQ, via the coding sequence ATGACAGTGCTTCGGGTCTTCGCGTTGCTGATCGCGGCATCTATCGCCGCGATCACCCTTGCGCAGGCGCAGGATGCGACGACCCTGAAGAAGGACATGCCCGGACAATGGGAGCTCTCGACCACCGAGCGCAGCAAGACCTGCGTCGTCACGCTCAAGGGTGATGCCGCGAGCCATGGCTTCAAGCTCGAGCTGGAGCCGGCCTGCAAAGCTGCGCTGCCCTTCACCAAGGATATCGTCGCCTGGAGCGTCAGGGGCCTCGACATCGTTCGCTTGCAGGATGCGACCGGCGAGGCCGTGATCGACTTCACCGAGGTCGAGGCCGGTATCTTCGAAGGTCTGCGGCAGGGCGAGGGCGTCTACATCCTGCAAGACCTCGCCGCCGCGCGTTCGATGGCGAAGTCGATGGACCAGATGATCGGCGACTGGTCGATCGTGCGGGGCAACGGCCAGCCGGTCTGCGGGGTGACGCTGACCAACACCGAGGCCGGGCCGGACAATTTCCAAGTCTTCCTCAAGCCGAAATGCGACGCGGCAATCGCGCAGTTCAACCCGACGCAATGGCGGCTCGAACGCGGCCAGATCATCCTGATGTCGAAAGCGGGCGAGGCCTGGCAGTTCGAGGCCGACGACAACGCGCAGTGGCGGCGCGTTCCCGACACCGCCGATCCCCTGATCATGCTGCGCCAGTAG
- a CDS encoding 2-hydroxyacid dehydrogenase gives MTAGSISSEKIDLLIYGPVRPILDSGFSDHFVVHRAETRGDLERLTPAIREKIRGVAVTYHTVRADKDSLSQLPKLEIVASFGVGYDHVDAKYASEHNVVVTNTPDVLTEEVADVAMGLLLATLREFIKADRYVRSGLWQTQNYPLSVGSLRDRKVGIVGMGRIGQAIARRLDASLVPVVYHSRNPSKDVSYKHYPDLIEMAKAVDTLMVIVPGGAATEKMINAEVLKALGPRGVLVNVARGSVVDEPALVQALKSGTILAAGLDVFAAEPNVPDELKTMQNVILLPHIGSASVVTRNAMDQLVVDNLKAWFAGKAPLTPVAETPVKARG, from the coding sequence ATGACCGCCGGTTCGATTTCGTCCGAAAAGATCGACCTCTTGATTTATGGGCCGGTGCGGCCGATCCTCGACAGCGGTTTTTCCGATCATTTCGTCGTGCACAGAGCGGAGACGCGAGGCGATCTCGAGCGGCTGACGCCGGCGATCCGCGAAAAGATCCGCGGCGTGGCGGTGACCTATCACACGGTGCGCGCCGACAAGGATTCGCTGTCACAATTGCCGAAGCTCGAGATCGTCGCGAGCTTTGGCGTCGGCTACGACCACGTCGACGCCAAATATGCGAGCGAGCACAACGTCGTCGTCACCAACACGCCCGACGTGCTGACCGAGGAAGTCGCCGACGTGGCGATGGGCCTTCTGCTGGCGACCTTGCGGGAATTCATCAAGGCCGACCGTTACGTGCGCTCAGGCCTCTGGCAGACGCAAAACTATCCCCTCAGCGTCGGCTCGCTGCGCGACCGCAAGGTCGGCATCGTCGGCATGGGGCGGATCGGCCAGGCGATCGCGCGCCGGCTCGATGCCTCGCTGGTGCCGGTGGTCTATCACTCCCGCAATCCGTCCAAGGACGTCTCCTACAAGCACTATCCCGACCTGATCGAGATGGCGAAGGCGGTGGATACGCTGATGGTGATCGTGCCCGGTGGCGCCGCTACCGAAAAGATGATCAATGCCGAGGTACTGAAGGCGCTCGGTCCGCGCGGTGTGCTGGTCAACGTGGCGCGCGGCTCCGTGGTCGACGAGCCCGCGCTGGTGCAGGCGCTGAAGTCGGGCACCATCCTTGCCGCCGGTCTCGACGTGTTCGCGGCCGAACCCAACGTGCCGGACGAGCTCAAGACCATGCAGAACGTCATCCTGCTGCCGCATATCGGCTCGGCGTCGGTGGTCACGCGCAACGCGATGGACCAGCTCGTTGTCGACAATCTCAAGGCCTGGTTCGCCGGCAAGGCGCCATTGACGCCGGTTGCGGAAACTCCGGTGAAGGCGCGCGGATGA
- a CDS encoding ABC transporter permease, with the protein MSALPTVNARPSGAQRAVRFVLPVIVFAAGLVAWELVVRVKEIPPYVLPAPSVIFLTLINDWAVLSQSLAVTLLTTLEGFVAASIGGIALALLFNQSKWVEYSLFPYAVVLQVTPVIAIAPLLLIYLEQQTAVVVCAFIVAFFPVLSNTTLGLNSVDRNLAGLFQLYGASPPQTLRFLKLPAALPYILGGLRIAGGLSLIGAVVAEIAAGTAGAGSGLAYRIAESGYRLNIPRMFAALLLLSLAGIVIYGVLALVSHLVLRRWHESALGKEN; encoded by the coding sequence ATGAGCGCGCTTCCCACGGTCAACGCCAGGCCATCCGGCGCGCAACGCGCGGTGCGGTTCGTGCTTCCCGTCATCGTGTTCGCGGCCGGCCTCGTCGCCTGGGAACTGGTGGTCCGCGTCAAGGAGATCCCGCCTTACGTGCTGCCGGCGCCTTCCGTCATCTTCCTGACGTTGATCAATGACTGGGCGGTGCTGTCACAATCGCTCGCGGTCACGCTGCTGACCACGCTTGAAGGTTTTGTGGCGGCCAGCATCGGCGGCATCGCGCTGGCGCTGCTATTCAACCAGTCGAAATGGGTGGAATATTCGCTATTCCCCTATGCCGTCGTTCTCCAGGTCACGCCCGTGATCGCGATCGCGCCGCTGCTGCTGATCTATCTGGAGCAGCAGACCGCCGTCGTCGTCTGCGCCTTCATCGTCGCCTTCTTCCCGGTGCTGTCGAACACCACGCTCGGGCTCAATTCGGTCGATCGCAATCTCGCCGGCCTGTTCCAGCTCTATGGCGCGTCACCGCCGCAGACCCTGCGCTTTCTGAAGCTGCCTGCGGCGCTGCCCTATATCCTCGGCGGCCTGCGGATCGCCGGCGGACTGTCGCTGATCGGCGCGGTCGTGGCCGAGATCGCGGCGGGAACGGCCGGAGCGGGGTCCGGGCTTGCCTACAGGATCGCCGAATCCGGCTATCGATTGAACATACCCCGCATGTTCGCGGCGCTGCTGTTGTTGTCGCTGGCCGGGATTGTCATCTATGGGGTGCTGGCGCTAGTTTCCCACCTCGTTTTACGGCGCTGGCATGAGAGCGCGCTTGGAAAGGAAAACTGA
- a CDS encoding ABC transporter ATP-binding protein gives MSGVKTSSGVEAGLTALAVSLRGVTKTYDNGVMALGPLDLAVRKGEFISLLGPSGCGKSTALRLIAGLGAPSSGTVRVSRHEGEAQPGHGIGFVFQEPTLMPWTSVRENVRLPLKLARVPKVEARARVDEALTSVGLADFADAFPRELSGGMKMRVSLARALVTDPDILLMDEPFAALDEITRFRLNNDLLALWRGLGKTIVFVTHSVFESVYLSQRVVVMTARPGRIQADIRIETVEPRGEEFRTSAAYSDYCRKVSAALAPSYLGQSML, from the coding sequence ATGTCAGGCGTCAAAACCTCGTCGGGGGTCGAGGCCGGCCTGACGGCCCTGGCCGTCAGCCTGCGCGGCGTGACGAAGACCTACGACAATGGCGTCATGGCGCTCGGGCCGCTCGATCTCGCCGTGCGCAAGGGCGAGTTCATCTCGCTGCTGGGCCCGTCCGGCTGCGGCAAGTCGACTGCACTGCGCCTCATCGCAGGGCTCGGTGCGCCGTCGTCCGGCACGGTGCGGGTGTCGCGCCATGAGGGCGAGGCGCAGCCGGGTCATGGCATCGGCTTCGTTTTCCAGGAGCCGACCCTGATGCCCTGGACCAGCGTGCGCGAAAACGTGCGGCTGCCGCTGAAGCTCGCGCGCGTGCCGAAGGTCGAAGCCCGCGCGCGTGTCGATGAGGCGCTGACCAGCGTCGGGCTTGCCGATTTCGCCGACGCCTTTCCGCGCGAACTGTCCGGCGGCATGAAGATGCGGGTGTCGCTGGCGCGTGCGCTCGTCACCGATCCCGATATCCTCCTGATGGATGAGCCGTTCGCGGCGCTCGACGAGATCACGCGCTTTCGCCTCAACAACGATTTGCTCGCGCTGTGGCGGGGGCTTGGCAAGACCATCGTCTTCGTCACCCATTCGGTGTTTGAATCGGTCTACCTGTCGCAACGCGTCGTGGTCATGACGGCGCGGCCCGGTCGCATTCAGGCAGATATCCGGATCGAGACGGTCGAGCCGCGCGGCGAGGAGTTTCGTACTTCGGCGGCCTATTCCGATTATTGCCGGAAAGTGTCGGCCGCGCTGGCACCGTCCTATCTGGGGCAGTCGATGCTATGA
- a CDS encoding ABC transporter substrate-binding protein has protein sequence MRPNHLRRALTGALVAASVATLPVRAETLDKVSFGTNWVAEAEHGGFFQAVADGTYKRYGLDVTIVPGGPNENNRMLLIAGKIDFFMAANTLMSFDAVANNVPVVTIAAVFQKDPQVMLTQPDAKVAKIEDLKPLTLFVSKEGMTSYFQWLKSEYGFSEKNVRPYNFNPQPFIANPKSAMQGYVTSEPFAVEKAAGFKPNVLLLADYGFNTYSTLIETRRDIAEKKPDLVQRFVDASMVGWYNYIYRDNSAGNAMIKKLNPEMTDELLAYSVAKMKEYGIVDSGDSVKNGIGAMSDERYTSFFDKMVKAGVVKRDLDFRKSYTLRFVNKGVGVELRPSKP, from the coding sequence ATGCGCCCCAACCATCTGCGGCGAGCGTTAACGGGGGCCTTGGTGGCCGCATCTGTCGCGACGCTACCCGTGCGCGCCGAGACGCTGGACAAGGTCTCCTTCGGCACCAACTGGGTCGCCGAGGCCGAGCATGGCGGCTTCTTCCAGGCGGTCGCCGACGGCACCTACAAGCGCTACGGGCTCGACGTCACCATCGTTCCCGGCGGGCCCAACGAGAACAACCGGATGCTGTTGATCGCCGGCAAGATCGATTTCTTCATGGCCGCGAACACGCTGATGTCGTTCGATGCGGTCGCCAATAACGTCCCCGTCGTCACGATCGCCGCGGTCTTCCAGAAGGATCCGCAGGTGATGCTGACGCAGCCGGACGCGAAGGTCGCCAAGATCGAAGACCTCAAGCCGCTGACGCTGTTCGTCTCCAAGGAGGGCATGACCAGCTATTTCCAGTGGCTGAAGTCCGAATACGGTTTTAGCGAGAAGAACGTCCGTCCCTATAATTTCAATCCGCAACCCTTCATCGCCAATCCCAAGAGCGCCATGCAGGGTTACGTCACCTCCGAGCCGTTTGCGGTGGAGAAGGCCGCGGGCTTCAAGCCGAACGTGCTGCTGCTGGCCGATTACGGCTTCAACACCTATTCGACGCTGATCGAGACCCGCCGCGACATCGCCGAGAAGAAGCCGGATCTGGTGCAGCGCTTCGTCGATGCCTCCATGGTGGGTTGGTACAATTACATCTACCGCGACAATTCCGCCGGCAACGCCATGATCAAGAAGCTCAATCCGGAGATGACCGACGAACTGCTGGCCTATTCCGTCGCCAAGATGAAGGAATACGGCATCGTCGATTCCGGCGACAGCGTGAAAAACGGTATCGGTGCGATGAGCGACGAACGCTACACCTCCTTCTTCGACAAGATGGTGAAGGCCGGCGTCGTGAAGCGCGATCTCGACTTCCGCAAGTCCTATACGCTGCGCTTCGTCAACAAGGGCGTCGGCGTCGAGCTGCGCCCGAGCAAGCCGTAA
- a CDS encoding creatininase family protein: protein MNSSPPRDWSGIDWSETAPSEPSRWIAVLPLAATEQHGPHLPLETDVLIADAYLARVRELLPDNVPAIFLPLEPVGISTEHIDYPGTQTLPTDVALRRWTAIGEDIARRGVKKLVIITSHGGNSAAMMLVAQDLRAHRKLLVVTTSWSRLSGADRLFPAEEVRHGIHGGAVETSIMLARYPDQVRLDAIADFPASSIAMEKQYRWLSTQRPAPFAWQAQDLNTSGAVGNATLALPEKGERLVDQGARAFCELLAEVDNFDVNRLAKGPLD from the coding sequence ATGAATTCATCCCCGCCCCGCGACTGGTCCGGCATTGACTGGAGCGAGACCGCGCCCTCGGAACCGTCGCGCTGGATCGCGGTGCTGCCGCTGGCGGCGACCGAGCAGCACGGCCCGCATCTGCCGCTCGAGACCGACGTGCTGATCGCCGATGCCTATCTTGCGCGGGTGCGCGAGCTCCTGCCCGACAACGTTCCGGCCATTTTTCTTCCCCTTGAACCGGTCGGCATTTCCACCGAGCATATCGACTATCCGGGCACGCAGACGCTGCCGACTGACGTAGCGCTGAGGAGGTGGACCGCAATCGGCGAGGACATCGCGCGGCGCGGCGTGAAAAAGCTCGTCATCATCACCAGCCATGGCGGCAACAGCGCGGCAATGATGCTGGTCGCGCAGGATCTGCGCGCGCATCGGAAGCTGTTGGTGGTGACGACGTCCTGGTCGCGGCTGTCGGGCGCGGACAGATTGTTCCCGGCCGAGGAAGTGCGTCACGGCATTCATGGCGGCGCGGTCGAGACCTCGATCATGCTGGCGCGCTATCCCGATCAGGTGCGCCTCGATGCAATCGCGGATTTTCCCGCAAGCAGCATCGCGATGGAGAAGCAGTATCGCTGGCTGTCGACGCAACGGCCCGCGCCGTTCGCGTGGCAGGCGCAGGATCTCAACACGAGCGGCGCGGTCGGCAATGCGACGCTGGCCTTGCCTGAGAAAGGCGAACGGCTGGTCGATCAGGGCGCGCGCGCCTTTTGCGAGCTGCTTGCCGAGGTCGATAACTTCGACGTGAACAGGCTCGCCAAAGGCCCCCTCGATTAG
- a CDS encoding carbohydrate porin → MHTAATAGLLGFSAAAHAADLPLKAPALKAIHDWTGLYIGAHVGYGRGSSSFALNDGAGINDNGVFSGMIGGVQAGYNYRLNSGWLVGVEGDFSFPNYMISNSIVSFLATPANTVTQQWDYTASLRGRVGYTSGAWLFYATGGFAWMGERYFDTPAVGDDQKILNTRPGWIAGAGIEYGFAPHWSARLEYLYSRFDSANIAFSSGAQYTSSSLDFQSIRLGLNRKVDWPGMPSYDPRSSLTDTESDRWEIHGQSTYLPQGYPSFPALYSGPNSLSPSAQAKATWSNSLFLNARLWDGGEVYYNPELLQGFGLNDTVGAAGFPNGEAQKSNFPYPHYNTSRLFLRQTFGFGGEQEELASGQLQLGQKVDVSRLTVQAGKFAVIDVFDGNAYAKDTRRDFMNWSLWAPGALDYSADKVGLTYGVTAELNQKQWALRGGYFLMVAEPNSNHFDTKVPERGQYVVELETRYSLFSQPGKLRTMGWVDSANMGSFRETLDNPALNLDIAQTRRGRIKVGYVVNLEQAITDDVGLFGRWSWNDGKSETLAFTDINRSLSGGLSIKGTKWGRPDDVIGIGGAVNAISQDYRDFLAAGGLGVLVGDGALNYRKERILETYYAYALNKNFTLTADYQLIVNPAYNADRGPVSVFSGRLHGEF, encoded by the coding sequence CTGCACACAGCGGCGACCGCAGGCCTGCTGGGGTTTTCCGCCGCTGCCCACGCGGCCGATCTCCCGTTGAAGGCGCCGGCGCTCAAGGCCATCCATGACTGGACCGGCCTCTATATCGGCGCGCATGTCGGGTACGGCCGCGGCTCGTCCAGCTTCGCCCTGAACGACGGCGCGGGGATCAACGACAACGGCGTCTTCAGCGGCATGATCGGCGGGGTGCAGGCCGGCTACAATTACCGGCTCAACTCCGGCTGGCTTGTCGGCGTCGAAGGCGATTTTTCGTTTCCGAACTACATGATCTCCAACTCGATCGTTTCCTTCCTCGCGACGCCCGCCAACACGGTCACCCAGCAATGGGACTACACCGCCAGCTTGCGCGGCCGCGTCGGCTACACGAGCGGCGCGTGGCTATTCTATGCCACCGGCGGCTTCGCATGGATGGGCGAGCGCTATTTCGACACGCCGGCCGTGGGCGATGATCAGAAAATCCTGAACACGAGGCCTGGCTGGATCGCAGGCGCGGGCATCGAATACGGCTTCGCGCCGCACTGGAGCGCGCGGCTCGAGTACCTCTATAGCCGCTTCGACAGCGCCAATATCGCCTTCTCCTCGGGCGCCCAATACACCTCCTCATCTCTCGATTTCCAGTCGATCAGGCTCGGCCTCAACCGCAAGGTCGATTGGCCGGGCATGCCGAGCTATGATCCCAGGAGCTCGCTGACCGACACCGAATCGGATCGCTGGGAGATTCACGGCCAGAGCACCTATCTGCCGCAAGGCTATCCATCGTTCCCTGCCCTCTACAGCGGGCCGAACTCTCTCTCGCCTTCGGCGCAGGCCAAGGCGACCTGGAGCAACAGCCTGTTCCTGAACGCGCGGCTGTGGGACGGCGGCGAGGTCTATTACAATCCCGAGTTGCTCCAGGGATTTGGATTGAACGACACGGTGGGCGCGGCCGGCTTTCCGAACGGCGAAGCGCAGAAATCGAACTTCCCCTACCCGCACTACAACACCTCGCGCCTGTTCCTGCGCCAGACGTTTGGTTTTGGCGGCGAACAGGAAGAACTCGCGAGCGGCCAGTTGCAGCTTGGGCAGAAGGTCGACGTTTCTCGGCTCACCGTGCAGGCCGGCAAGTTTGCGGTGATCGACGTGTTCGACGGTAACGCCTATGCCAAGGACACCCGCAGGGATTTCATGAACTGGTCGCTGTGGGCGCCGGGTGCCTTGGACTATTCCGCCGACAAGGTCGGCCTGACCTACGGCGTCACGGCCGAGCTCAATCAGAAGCAATGGGCGCTGCGCGGCGGCTATTTCCTGATGGTCGCGGAGCCCAATTCGAATCATTTCGACACCAAGGTGCCGGAGCGCGGCCAGTATGTGGTCGAGCTCGAGACGCGCTACTCGCTGTTTTCACAACCCGGCAAGCTCAGGACCATGGGTTGGGTCGACAGCGCCAATATGGGCAGCTTCCGCGAGACGCTGGACAATCCCGCGCTCAACCTCGACATCGCGCAGACCCGGCGCGGCCGCATCAAGGTCGGCTATGTCGTCAATCTCGAACAGGCCATCACCGACGATGTCGGACTGTTTGGCCGCTGGAGCTGGAACGATGGCAAGTCCGAAACGCTTGCCTTCACCGATATCAACCGCAGCCTGTCCGGCGGACTGTCGATCAAAGGTACGAAATGGGGCCGGCCCGACGACGTGATCGGCATCGGCGGCGCCGTCAACGCCATTTCGCAGGATTATCGCGACTTCCTGGCCGCCGGCGGCCTCGGCGTGCTCGTCGGCGACGGGGCGCTCAACTACCGCAAGGAGCGCATCCTCGAAACCTACTACGCCTATGCGCTGAACAAGAATTTCACCCTCACCGCCGACTACCAGCTCATCGTCAACCCCGCCTACAACGCCGACCGCGGACCGGTGTCGGTGTTCTCGGGACGGCTGCACGGCGAGTTCTGA
- a CDS encoding sulfite exporter TauE/SafE family protein — translation MDGIAIELPIFLLATFAGAFVAGLSGFAFGLVAASLWLYVLTPVQSASLIVGFGLVVQGYSVWKLRAAIDWRRLWPFMIGAVTGVPVGVSLLTWADPNSVRIAVGTILVAYSLYAFFRPRLKIATVVPSSADLAVGFVNGLLGGLTGLAGIVITIWCNLRGLPKDLQRATFQPIAVVVFATAALLLGAKGSLTLETAKLFALGLPFLFAGTWLGLKLFGRIDEATFRKIVLALLFVSGVALLF, via the coding sequence ATGGACGGGATCGCAATCGAGCTTCCAATTTTCCTGTTGGCTACTTTCGCCGGCGCATTCGTGGCCGGCCTGTCCGGCTTTGCCTTTGGCTTGGTCGCGGCATCGCTGTGGCTCTATGTGCTGACGCCGGTTCAGAGCGCCAGCCTGATCGTCGGTTTCGGCCTTGTGGTGCAGGGCTACTCGGTCTGGAAGCTGCGCGCCGCAATCGATTGGCGCCGGCTGTGGCCGTTCATGATCGGCGCCGTCACGGGAGTGCCAGTCGGGGTGTCGCTTCTGACCTGGGCCGACCCGAACAGCGTCCGCATCGCAGTTGGAACGATCCTCGTCGCCTACAGCCTTTATGCGTTCTTCCGGCCGCGGCTCAAGATCGCGACCGTCGTGCCGTCTTCCGCCGACTTGGCGGTGGGTTTCGTCAACGGCCTGCTCGGCGGGCTGACCGGCCTTGCCGGCATCGTCATCACCATCTGGTGCAATCTGCGCGGCCTGCCCAAGGATCTCCAGCGCGCCACGTTCCAGCCCATCGCGGTCGTGGTGTTTGCCACGGCGGCGCTGTTGCTGGGCGCCAAGGGATCGCTCACGCTTGAGACGGCAAAGCTCTTTGCGCTTGGTCTGCCGTTCCTGTTTGCCGGGACGTGGCTGGGGCTGAAACTGTTCGGTCGGATCGACGAGGCCACGTTCCGCAAGATCGTGCTCGCGCTGCTGTTCGTCTCCGGCGTTGCGCTGTTGTTCTAA